The following is a genomic window from Bacillus sp. V2I10.
AGGATTCACCATGATCCATTAGCACAAGAGCAAGTGTCAGCACTTTTGATATACTTTGCAGGGTAAAGCTTTTTTCAATATCCCCTGCTGACATACATGTATTTTCAACATGATAAATCGCAACAGACAAATCATTTTGATCTGCTTCGCCAAGTGCGGGAATATAGTCAGCTATCTTTCCATCCTTCGTAACTTCCCTTGCAATGCTCACAAGCCGCTCAAGCTCTTCGTTAGTTTGACATGGCATGACCCGTTCACCTCTTCTTTCAGTATGAGGTGTTAGTTTGCCCAATTAACTTCATGCCAATGTCCCCCATGACAAAATCACAGAAAGCGCTTATAATTTTTTATGAAAGGACGTGTAGCAATGGACTCAATCATTATGATAAAAGGAAATATCGCCTTTCCAATCACACTGGATCCCGGTGTATGGATTTTTGACGACAGAAAAGTCGATCTGACTGTTTATTTTGATGAGAATAACAAAGAGCGAAACGAACTAGAAGAGTATACGAAGGCCGTCTCAAAACACTGGGACCGGGAAATACGCGAAGGAGCAAAGCTCCCAGACAGCAAAAACGAAAAGCGCACTGAAAAAGAAAGAATCTTAAACGGAACTTTCGGAATTCCGCTGCTTCCTTTCCTAAAAAATGCCGAGCCTGCTTCAACAGCTGAATATGCTGTATTTAAAACCAATCAAGGAGAGGTTAGAATGACACTTGTGGAAGCATCTGCCCTCATCCTTGGATTCAGTAAAAATGGGAAACCGCTGACTGACGAAGGACCTGTTACCCTTTATTATGGTGATGGCAGCAACAGGGATAACCCCATTACAAACACAAGAGAAATAATAATTGAGTAATAAAAGCCGCT
Proteins encoded in this region:
- a CDS encoding peptidyl-prolyl cis-trans isomerase produces the protein MDSIIMIKGNIAFPITLDPGVWIFDDRKVDLTVYFDENNKERNELEEYTKAVSKHWDREIREGAKLPDSKNEKRTEKERILNGTFGIPLLPFLKNAEPASTAEYAVFKTNQGEVRMTLVEASALILGFSKNGKPLTDEGPVTLYYGDGSNRDNPITNTREIIIE